TAAGGCCGAACGTTTCAAGGAACCGAAGGCTTCGCTTGATGACGCGACTATTCCGCCGCGCCCGCGCCGCGAAAAGCGCTCCATTATTGCTGACGCCGAGGCGTATGCAGCCAGAAAGCGTGAAACTCTTGCTCAAGAAGCTGCTGCAAAGCAGGAACCCAAGCCCGAAGAAGAGCCGAAGGTCGCTTTCGAAGACGAAAACGGTGTTCCTGAAAACAAGATTCTGACGAGTGCTATCGAAAATAAGCCGACTCTCAGGCCCACAGCCAAGGAACGTATCACCTCTGCAATGCAGAATCTGTCTGACGTATTGCGTGCTCCTCGCGGCCTTTCTCGCGAACGCACGATGAAGTTGCGCGCCCAGAGCCGCAACCTCACAGGCGATCCGAACCTCAAAAGCCCGCTCGAAGTAACGCGCTTCGATCGTGAATCCAACGAAAAATTGAAGATTCTCCAGATGTCCCGCCGCGGTTTCCCCGCCTCGGCTATCGCCTCTAGCCTGAAGATTTCTCAGGAAAAGGTTGAAGCGGTCATCAAGGAAGCCATGGGCTAATGCGTTATCGTTACCGCTGCGAATATCTGGGCAGCGCCTTTTACGGCTGGCAGGCCCAGAACGAGGGCGGAAAGACCAAATTTGTTACTGTTCAGTCTGCGCTAGAGCAAGCGTTTAGCGTCGCTCTTCGTACGCCAGTGCGCATTACGGGCTCTGGCCGTACCGATACGGGCGTGCATGCCCGCGGGCAATGCGTGCATTTTGATTTCGATGGTGAAATAGATTGCGCAAAAATAGTCCGTTCGATTAATGGGCTTACGCAAAGGCTTATCCGCATTCGTGACCTCGAACCGTGTGCGCCGGATTTCCATTCTCGATACGACGCCTTGTGCCGGTATTACCAGTATACGATTTTTACCCGCCCTGTTGCTCTTTTGCGTGACTTCGGCTGGGAGTGCGGTTCCTTGAATCTCGATCTGGATGCCATGGAGCAAGAGGCCAAGTCCTTCTTGGGTCACCATGATTTTATCGATTTCTGCATTCCTCGAAACGACGGCAAACCGACAGATTGCATTCTTACGGAATTCCGCCTGGAGCGCCTGAATGATTGGAGTTGCATGTTCCACATTAAAGGGAATCGCTTCTTGCACCGCCAGGTGAGGGCCATGGTCGGAACGTTATTCGATGTCGGTCGCGGCAAGCTTCCGCTGGGGACCGTTCAAACTATTTTTGACAAAAAATTTAAGGGCGAACGCACGTGGGCGCCGCCCCAAGGGCTTGTACTTCAGAATGTAGAGTATAAGGACTACTAGTTCTTTTTGGCTTTGTTGTTGCCGTTATCCTTTTTCTCTTTTTTCTCTTTTTTCTCTTTCTTTTCCTTGTCGTTGTCGCCGCTCTTGTTGTCATCACTGTCGTTGTTGTCGTCGCTTGTGGCTGCGGCACTGCATTCAGCAACAGCTCCTATAGCCCATGTAACTGTTAATGGGAGACAGTCCTCAGACGAAAGGATTTGCTGGTAGTCGACATGGCTTCCGGTAGGAGTCATTGAAACGGCCCAAACGCTTCCGGCGGGGCAATCGTTCAAATCCGTGAGGCTTGCAATCTTGAGCCCAATAACGCTTTCGGTAGATTCCAAACTTATATCGCCGGATACGCAGCCAGAATATTGAAAGTAGTTGGTTGTGCCGCCACCCGGTGCTGCAAAACCAATGCTATTCCAACTTCCGATCATGTCCTTGTGGGCAACATGCGCGTCCTGAAGCTTTATGTAAGATCCTGCGGCAACGGAAACTTCGCTTGCCTTGGCTTTTGCAATTTGTCCGAAAATTTTCGGAATGCTAACGGCCGACAATATGCCAAGAATGACAATAACGACCAATACCTCGACTAAAGTAAAGCCGTGCTTCATTTTTTTTTGCCCCTCTAAATAAAAATGTTTGTTGCCCTTAAATATAAAAAGGGAATTTTAAATTCCCTTTTTAAACCTTGGTGGCTTCAATCATGTCGCGTACGGCACGGTCGATTCCGATCATGACCGCCTTGCTGACTATGCTGTGGCCGACGATAATTTCGTCGATGCCTTCGATAGCGGCGATGGCGCCCACATTGCGGTAGTTGAGCCCGCGGCCGGCCTTAACCTTGAGGCCGTATTTGCGGGCGAGGACTGTCATGTCTTCAAGTGCCGAAATTTCGCGTTCCACTTCTTCGGTGCTTCCGAGTGTGCAACTGGTGGCGTACTTGCCCGTGTTGAATTCAACGAAGTCAGCGCCAATCTTCTTGGCGG
The Fibrobacter sp. UWB10 genome window above contains:
- a CDS encoding prepilin-type N-terminal cleavage/methylation domain-containing protein translates to MKHGFTLVEVLVVIVILGILSAVSIPKIFGQIAKAKASEVSVAAGSYIKLQDAHVAHKDMIGSWNSIGFAAPGGGTTNYFQYSGCVSGDISLESTESVIGLKIASLTDLNDCPAGSVWAVSMTPTGSHVDYQQILSSEDCLPLTVTWAIGAVAECSAAATSDDNNDSDDNKSGDNDKEKKEKKEKKEKKDNGNNKAKKN
- the truA gene encoding tRNA pseudouridine(38-40) synthase TruA, whose protein sequence is MRYRYRCEYLGSAFYGWQAQNEGGKTKFVTVQSALEQAFSVALRTPVRITGSGRTDTGVHARGQCVHFDFDGEIDCAKIVRSINGLTQRLIRIRDLEPCAPDFHSRYDALCRYYQYTIFTRPVALLRDFGWECGSLNLDLDAMEQEAKSFLGHHDFIDFCIPRNDGKPTDCILTEFRLERLNDWSCMFHIKGNRFLHRQVRAMVGTLFDVGRGKLPLGTVQTIFDKKFKGERTWAPPQGLVLQNVEYKDY